The segment aatgtgatatatgccatcatgtgccagcaatgccccactgccatgtacattggccaaaccggatagtctctacgcaaaagaattaatggacacaaatctgacatcaggaatcataatactcaaaaaccagtaggagaacactttaacctgtctggtcattcaatgacagacctgcaggtggctatcttacaacagaaaaacttcaaaaacagactccaacgagagactgctgagctggaattgatatgcaaactagatacaatcagctcaggattgaataaggactgggaatggctgagccattacaaatattgaatctatctccccttgtaagtattctcacacttcttatcaaactgtctgtactgggctatcctgattatcacttcaaaatttttttttcacttacttaattggcttctcagagttggtaagacaattcccacctgttcatgctctctgtatgtgtgtatatatatctcctcaatatatgttccattctatatgcatccgaagaagtgggctgtagcccacgaaagcttatgctccaatacaggggtcggcaacgtttggcacgcggctcgccagggtaagcaccctggcgggccggaccagtattctttacctgctgacgcagcaggttcggccgatcgcggcccccactggccgtggttcgccgtcccaggccaatgggggcggcaggaagtggctCGGGTGAGCAATGTGCTGGCTGCGgtttctcgctgcccccattgaaccgggacggtgaactgcggccagtgggggccgtggttggccgaacctgccgcgtcagcaggtaaataaaactggcccggcctgccaaggTGCttgccctggcgagccgcgtgccaaacgttgccgacccctgctctaataaatttgttagtctctaaggtgccacaagtactcctgttctttttccttaacctgtgtattatataattttaacattactATATACTGTTGAAAGATGCCATGTTTCACTCTAGATATGAGCAGTGATAGATTAGTTAAGGGCTCACTTCCAATGTCTTCCCTACATCACATGGGTGCTAAAGCCTACTGTTTGTAGAATACTTTGAGAACTTCAGAATGAAGGTGCcttagaaatgcaaagtattcatcATTACTATGTTACACTAGTTTAGCTAATGTGTGATTCTGAGCTGTAATTCAAGTGAGTCTATAACAacgtgtcaagtatcagaggggtagccgtgttagtctgaatctgtaaaaagcaacagagggtcctgtggcacctttgagactaacagaagtattgggagcataagctttcgtgggtaagaacctcacttctttgaggttcttacccacgaaagcttatgctcccaatacttctgttagtctcaaaggtgccacaggaccctctataaCAACGTGCACACGTACAAGTGCTCAAATACTAAATTGTGGCTCTCATTTAGCACACACTGATTTgcatgggaccaggatttcacctgatTATCTAGGTAGGTagacagattagacaaacattaTATGCACATGGGCGCTATAATAATGAAAGACTGAGGTCTTGAGTTTTCTTCCTCACAATCCGTCCTGTTGTAAATTCACTCTGAAAGCAGGAAGGTCCTGCTCTAAGCAGTTCTGTCATTAGAACTACCACTAGCGCGCATTCAAAACACCGTGTCTGCATATTACTGCCGTAGAGTCAACAGGTTTATTCAGCGTATGCAGCAGCCGTGGTCTGAGTCTGTCACTCAAATCACCTCTGCTCTGGGCGACCTGCTCACCCACTTGCCCAGGGCGAGTCCCGCCTAAGCAGAGATTGGGTTCGGGCTCGCTCTGCGGCTACGGGAGAGGTGAGCAGTGGCCTGGCCGCCCGGGCCGATGGAGCACGACGTTGAGGCGACACAACGGTGCGTCGCGAGCTCCAGGACAAGCGGCGGCTCtgggtaaccggccgccccgcgCCTCAGCGAAGAGCAGGGCGGGGCCTCTCCGCGGCGCCGGGCAATAGTGCTGCGCAGATGCATCACGGGAGTCGTAGCCCTCCCTCTGTCGCCAGTCCGCTGGGAGAAGTGAAGCCAGCTGAGGagaggtgcatcatgggagttgtagttctccgCCTGCCCCACTCCCGGAGTGCACGAGCAGCCTTGCGGCAGAAAACTACAACCCCCAAAGGGCTCTGCTCCCCGGCCTGGCGCTTTTAAATGACGGTTTTATGCCCGGGCTTCGAGAGGTGGCGGCGGTGGCTGGCTGGGTAGGAAAATGGCGGCAGCGAGGCTGAGCGGTGGCTGTGGAGGAGGCGGGGAGAACCGCCTGGTGTCGCTGCCCCTCTCCCGGATCCGGGTGATCATGAAGAGCTCGCCGGAGGTCTCCAGCATCAACCAGGACGCGCTGTTCCTCACCGCGAAGGCCACGGTACCAGGCTCGGATCTCCCGCCGTCCCCGCCTCGGCGCTTGGCAGGGAGCAGCCCAGGCGGGCCCGGGGCCGAGCGGCTCCCCCTACAGTGAGGCTAGGGCCGGGGCTGTTGCCCGGAAGCCCAGGGCCTGAGCCCGAGTCCAGGCGAGATTCGTGCTCTTTGTTCtgggtccctccccacccccactgcccgcGCCTGCCCCCGGGGCACGAGGCACGCGCAAGGGGCGCAGACCCTGCTGTAGACAAGTCTTTGGAAGCATCTGCCCTTGTCTGCTTGCCAGCCCCTGGAGGGTGCTTAAGGGAGGTGGGGCAACAGGGTGTAAATGAAATAGTTTATACCAGTTCTCCAAAGAAGTGGAGGAGAAAGGTGAATTGTCCCGGCTCTAGACTTTTGTATGTTATAGCCTGGCATGTGGCAGAAATCCCCCTGTAGGGCCCTTTGCCATCCCCTCTCCTGCTTCTATTGAACATGGAGTATCTGGTAGATACAGGCTTGAGGCCTATCTGTGCCCCCAGTTAGTGAGGAATCATTAATGTGCTGAGATTAGGTCACCAGCTCCTTCACGAGACCCTCAGATTTTGTCTTGATCTGGACTTCCACAAGCATCCCCAGAGGGGATCACATGCACTTTTGGATGCTGCATGTGATGCTTTTCCAACCCCCTTGAGCAAAATAAAAACTGACTAGGCACAGGAGATTTAGTTGAAAATCTCTATGCACCTCCTGTGAATACAGCCAGCGAAAGCAGCATGTGTAGAAGCTGCACAAATGGGATTATCTGCTTAGCTACTGAACGGCAAGGATCCAGCATCACCTATTAATGTCTGAATTTTGACATTGTTTCAGTTCTCGAAATTGTTAGATCATTGAAAAGCTCTAGTAAGACCAGCACATGATCCAGTTAACCATATAAGTTCCTGGCTATAGCCATGGAATACAGCATTAAACTTTGCACTCCCActaaggcctcgtctacactacagcattaGGTTAACGTAAGGCAATTTATGTCTATCTAATTATTTCagtctataccaggggttctcaaattgtgggtcatGACCTCTTGGGGGTTGTAAGGCTATTAcgttgggggggggtgaggtgtcaggctccaccccaaaccctgcttcacctccagcatttataatagtgttaaatatattttaaaaagtgttttaatttatagggggggggagggtcccagttagaggtttgctgtgtgaaaggggtcaccagtacaaaagtttgagaacctctggtctatacAGTACAGCCTCACTCTCGCCAAAggaagtgccctactacactgacataactccATCTCTGCGAGAGGCATAGGCCTTATGCctgtgtagttagggtgacaatgtccctgtagtgtagacactgttaCTTACATCTactggctgtcattcttgtcaatttcatggctctaCTGGAGCCATGAAATTTACAAGAAAGCGGGCTTCCCAGGTGGGCAGCAGCACCAGGCTTCCTGGGCTCCTGCTAGGAACACAGCTGTGCACAGCAGGAAGCTCTATCCCCAGAGTCTGGTTGGCTGCCCCGTTCAGGTGGGGAGTTGAAGGGGGGAGGGCAACTGGCAGGGAGCTACATGCGGAGCTGAGAtccctggctctcagcctcctgcactgcccctcttaagtcggtggaagtgctcctggtgaggatgcacaccactGACAGTAGGGCAGTGTGAATATGAATCACTgtagtaattactgcggtggttcAAGTTGACCTAACATGGGTTGACTTAAGTTTATagggtagacatgccctaagataAAGCTCTGTGGGTAGAGATAAGGCTTTCATTCAGTGGATGTGGCCTCTCCATGAGTGATGGACTTACATTTAGTATAAATCAACCTGGCTGTGTCTCTGTTTCTTTTAATGGGGGAGGAGTGTTTTTATCATTATAAGTAGTGGAAAGTGGCAAGCTTTTTTGCAATATTTAGTCACATACCTGCAGAAATAATTTCTTGCTGTTTTCTGATCCCAGTAAAGCCTGCTGCAGTGATGACGAATTTGATTGAGTGGCACAAATTAAGTGTTGGTCTAAGACCCCAGTTTTGCAGTTGGCTACTCACAGATGTACACCTCTTCTGCTCACACAGAGCCAGATTGAAAATAGTGGGACTCTGTGTAGGCGCAGGGCAGTGGTTGAATGCAGTtaatggcaggattgggccctaaataagGGCTTGAAGAAGCATTGCAGTCAGCTTCACCCACAGGAATTAATAATTTGACATTTCTTTGTGTTGATTTTTATAGGAGCTCTTTGTCCAGTATTTAGCCACTTACTCCTATAAACATGGCCGTGGGAAAGAGAAGAGAGCCCTAACCTACAGTGACCTATCCCATACAGCAGAGGAATCTGAAACGTTTCAGTTCCTTGCTGGTAGGTATAGCAGTTGTGGCAAATCAATATGGGCAACTGGAAAATAAGATGCAGCTCTTACTGTAGCAGCAGTTGTCATTGCAAAGCTATTAAATTCTTTTTGGCTGTTAACCTCCTTTGCATTTAACTTACTCATGGTCCAAATAATTGACAGGCATTCTGCATGAATGAATGGGCTGCTTTTTTCATTGATGCAAAAATACACCGTCATGGGACAAAATTATTGTAACTGTCATACTTGTCATTCCAATAACTTCAAGCTACTTTTTTCTTAACACTGTTTAACAGTATCCCTGAGTGGTGGAGAGTGTCCCTACTTTATAAATGGGAAAGCTCAGGTTCAGCGTGATTAAAGTGACTTTAAAGTCGGTTTAAGAGCTAGGAATAAAACCAAGGAGGTATGAGACTCCCATCTTTTGCTTTAATCAATAAAcaacaccagggccggctccaggcaccagcggaggaagcacgtgtgTGGGGTGGCACAGTCTGGGCGGCTTTTAGCTTGGGGCAGAAAagtggtagagccggccctggacaacACTCCCTAAATCTTCATAGTGTTTGGCGAAGGAGAAGAACGATTTTATGAAACGTCACCAGAACTCTATATCCGTGAACTTTAAATTCACAAGTGTCCTTTCAGACATTGGTTTATGTCACAATCGCTGTTGTCTTAAATCCTTTACATTGATTGGGCATTTAGAATAATGCTTGTCCTCTTCAAATAAATTCTTTGGTCTAAGAAGTGAGACCTTCTTGTTCATAAGTTGTTTTTTTCACTAGCGCATCAGCcccacttgtggcaccttttagCAATATTTCCTTACTATTCTAGGGCTCATCACTGTATCATTACCCTGAACAGGCAGCCTACATTGAGTATAGGGAAGTAGTTTGTAAGGAATGTAAGTAAGAGTAGATATACTTGATCAGTTCAAGTGAAAAGCAAAGCAGAATAAGTGAGTAAGACTTAAGAAATGATTAAATCAGCATAAGAATCACTTAAACAAATTCCCTCATATGGCTCACTAATACCTTAATCTGACAATATCTCTCTAATATCACATTGGCTACATTCCTATTCCAAGGATACCAGTTAGATTAGAATAACCTGACTATTCCCTAGCCTAAAAAAATTGCATCCCATAGACTGTGAGGCTATTAGTTGCTATGATCTTAATGGTACAGTAATAAATTATTCTAAATCTTTTTTTGTAACTGTTGAAATTGATTATAAAAGAAGGAATTGTGCCTTTCAGATATTTTACCAAAGAAGATCCTAGCTAGCAAATACCTGAAAATGCTTGAAAGAGAGAAGAGGGATGGAGAGatggaggaagatgatgatgatgatgatgaccaaGAGGAAGAGAGTGAGGAGGAAGATGCTGAATCTTAAGGGTGTCAAACAGTTAACTTTATAGCTAGTCTCTTCCTGCAGTATAAAGTATTGATTGGCTCCCTGATTTTTTCCAAGCTAACCCACACTGttgagtttggggggggggaggggaagtgttgGGAATCCAGCAGCTGGATTTACCTATCAGTTTGAGAGTTACTGTCTTGTTTACTTTAAATTTGAAACAATTGGATATTAGCCTGCTTGAGGGAAGGAATCCTGCCCTTGGATGTGGAAAGCCAGGGGAACTGTACATACAGATCTTGAGACAGAATCAgctcaaattattttaaaatgacttctTCAGACAATCATTATCCAAATAGCAACAGCCTTGTAGGCAACCCGCAGCATCAATTCCAAAGGCCCTGGCTCCCTCTGGCTAGATGGGACTCCTCTTGTAGCTAATACTTCTGCTTAACCAGTAGGGGTGTGGCACATACTTTATCCACAGTCCTTACTCTCTGGCAGCCAATGAACCAAGCCCGAGAGGGAATCTCCACCTGTTTTCTAGCATGCTGTTCGAGCGATACCTGTGGACCAACCCCACAGGAACTGTAATATGACTACTGTTGTAGTACAGTCTAAATAACCAAGTCTGCAAGGAATCTGGATACAGGGATAGACCTTTTGCAAACCCTAGTGTCGCTCTGCAGCTTTATTGGTGTTAAGAAGTAGAAGTGTTAGCTAATGATGTAAATATGTATATCTAGATTtcctacccacccacccagggAGGATTCTACTTTTGTAGTTTACTGTCTGTAGTACTCTACCTACCAACACCTGTTTGAAGTTTATTAAATATAGATTGCTCTATGGCAAGAAAATGAACAGTTTTTACCATTTGAGTGGGAGACCTGGCATATTTTTACTactataaaaatggaaaatgtcctgtgtattttttaaaagtacctctttttttacaataaatatttttttaaatgtggaaacTGTCAAGGGTCTCTGcattaatgttcttttttttaataaaggcttAACTTCTGCTTTGTACAGGGTTAACATGTTGTTGGGCCAAACATTCCCACTATATATTTATAAATGGGGATCCTCCTAGCTAGCAAATAAGGGATGAGTGGTGATCTGCC is part of the Chrysemys picta bellii isolate R12L10 chromosome 2, ASM1138683v2, whole genome shotgun sequence genome and harbors:
- the CHRAC1 gene encoding chromatin accessibility complex protein 1 encodes the protein MAAARLSGGCGGGGENRLVSLPLSRIRVIMKSSPEVSSINQDALFLTAKATELFVQYLATYSYKHGRGKEKRALTYSDLSHTAEESETFQFLADILPKKILASKYLKMLEREKRDGEMEEDDDDDDDQEEESEEEDAES